The following are from one region of the Vibrio hyugaensis genome:
- a CDS encoding 2-octaprenyl-3-methyl-6-methoxy-1,4-benzoquinol hydroxylase has product MNKYDIAVIGGGMVGAAMAVGFAKQGRSVVVVEGAEPKAFEASQALDIRVSAISHQSVKLLDSLDAWSAIESMRVCPYRRLETWEHPECRTRFHSDELSLEQLGYIVENRLIQLGLWQAFAQYDNLTVMCPERLKDIEFAEVNRVTLESGEQFEASWVIGADGANSKVRQLAGIGVTAWDYRQHCMLINVKTELPQQDITWQQFTPSGPRSFLPLCSLTEDGKEVGQGSLVWYDSPKRIKQLCAMTKPQLKEEILRHFPAELGDIEVLQSGSFPLTRRHAQSYSNKNCVLVGDSAHTINPLAGQGVNLGFKDVDVLLSVTDQQEQLNDSLLAKYERARRPDNLLMQTGMDVFYKGFSNDLGPLKFARNAALKLAENSGPIKAQVLKYALGM; this is encoded by the coding sequence ATGAACAAGTATGATATCGCCGTAATCGGTGGCGGCATGGTCGGTGCAGCGATGGCTGTCGGGTTTGCTAAGCAGGGCAGAAGTGTTGTGGTTGTGGAAGGTGCTGAACCTAAGGCTTTTGAAGCTTCTCAAGCCTTGGATATTCGTGTTTCAGCAATCTCACACCAATCAGTAAAGTTACTTGATTCATTAGATGCGTGGTCAGCAATTGAGAGCATGCGAGTGTGTCCTTATCGTCGTTTGGAAACGTGGGAACACCCAGAGTGCCGTACTCGTTTTCACTCTGATGAACTGTCACTAGAGCAGCTAGGCTATATCGTTGAAAACCGACTAATCCAACTTGGTCTTTGGCAAGCTTTCGCACAGTACGACAACTTAACGGTGATGTGCCCAGAGCGATTGAAAGACATCGAATTTGCCGAGGTAAACCGTGTAACGTTAGAAAGTGGTGAGCAGTTTGAGGCTAGTTGGGTGATTGGTGCCGATGGCGCAAACTCGAAAGTCCGTCAATTAGCGGGTATTGGCGTAACCGCGTGGGATTACCGTCAACACTGCATGCTGATCAACGTGAAAACCGAACTTCCTCAACAAGACATCACTTGGCAGCAATTTACTCCGTCAGGTCCACGTTCGTTCTTGCCGCTATGTTCATTAACTGAAGATGGTAAAGAAGTGGGGCAGGGTTCGCTGGTTTGGTATGACTCACCAAAACGTATTAAGCAATTGTGTGCGATGACGAAACCCCAGCTAAAAGAAGAGATCTTACGGCACTTTCCAGCTGAATTGGGCGATATTGAAGTTTTACAGTCTGGCTCATTCCCACTGACTCGTCGTCATGCTCAAAGTTATTCAAACAAGAATTGCGTGTTAGTGGGCGACTCTGCCCATACAATTAACCCACTTGCTGGGCAAGGCGTGAATCTTGGCTTCAAGGATGTTGATGTCCTGCTTTCAGTGACGGATCAGCAAGAGCAACTTAATGATTCATTACTCGCCAAGTATGAGCGCGCTCGTCGACCAGATAACTTGCTAATGCAAACTGGCATGGATGTGTTCTACAAAGGCTTTAGTAATGATTTAGGGCCACTGAAGTTCGCTCGTAATGCGGCATTAAAGTTAGCGGAAAACTCAGGGCCGATTAAAGCTCAAGTATTGAAGTACGCATTGGGTATGTAA